From Xylanibacter oryzae DSM 17970, a single genomic window includes:
- a CDS encoding RagB/SusD family nutrient uptake outer membrane protein produces MKKTYILALSAVALLFSSCSDFLDKSPKNTVDPETSVTDDVAVAMTNACYRTLQSSNMYNQRLWTLDIVAGNSEVGAGGGTDGIETVQASNFTTQSDNGMALYMWRSPWVGIGQCNIVIKDLEGNADDNIKERCLGEAYFLRAHYYYVLVRLYGGVPLRLEPFTPGDNTAIARASKEEVYSQIMSDCNKAISILPAKSEYDKDNVGRASKDAALTMLADAYLTLAPDNKNNYSHVVNLCDSVTALGYDLGNCNYKDNFDATVNNGPESIFEVQFSGNTEYDFWGNNPQSSWLSTFMGPRNSDFVAGGYGWNQPTQEFVDQYEAGDKRKDLTVLYSGCPDFDGKTYKSSYSNTGYNVRKFLVPKSISPEYNTNPANFVVYRYADILLMKAEALNEMGQTGKAAEPLNIVRDRAGLTHVSNLSQNDMREKIIHERRMEFAFEGYRWFDMIRIDHGNYAVSFLKSIGKKNVTKDRLLFPIPQTEMDANSLMKQNPGY; encoded by the coding sequence ATGAAAAAGACATATATCCTAGCACTGTCAGCAGTAGCTCTTTTATTTTCATCTTGCAGTGACTTTCTGGATAAATCACCAAAAAATACTGTTGATCCTGAAACATCAGTAACTGATGATGTAGCTGTAGCTATGACTAATGCATGTTATCGTACATTGCAATCATCAAATATGTATAACCAGCGTTTATGGACTTTGGACATAGTAGCCGGGAATAGTGAAGTAGGTGCCGGAGGTGGCACTGATGGAATTGAAACGGTTCAGGCGTCTAATTTTACTACTCAGAGTGATAATGGTATGGCACTATATATGTGGCGATCTCCATGGGTAGGCATCGGACAATGCAATATAGTAATAAAAGATCTTGAAGGCAATGCTGATGATAATATAAAAGAGCGTTGTCTTGGAGAAGCATATTTCTTACGGGCACATTATTACTATGTGCTTGTGCGACTATATGGTGGAGTTCCTCTGAGACTGGAACCTTTTACGCCTGGAGATAATACGGCAATTGCGCGTGCGTCTAAAGAAGAGGTTTACTCTCAGATAATGAGTGATTGTAATAAGGCTATAAGTATATTGCCGGCTAAGTCTGAATATGACAAAGATAATGTAGGAAGGGCTTCTAAGGACGCTGCACTAACTATGCTTGCTGACGCTTATCTAACGTTGGCACCTGATAATAAAAATAATTATAGTCATGTGGTTAATCTTTGCGATTCTGTTACAGCTCTTGGGTATGACCTTGGCAATTGCAATTATAAAGATAATTTTGATGCTACTGTCAATAATGGCCCTGAATCTATATTTGAGGTACAGTTTTCCGGTAATACGGAATATGATTTCTGGGGTAATAACCCTCAATCAAGTTGGCTTTCTACATTTATGGGGCCCCGTAATTCAGACTTCGTAGCCGGCGGATATGGATGGAATCAGCCTACTCAGGAGTTTGTAGATCAGTATGAAGCTGGTGACAAACGTAAAGACCTTACTGTATTGTATTCAGGTTGTCCGGATTTTGACGGGAAAACATATAAATCTTCTTATTCAAATACAGGTTATAATGTAAGGAAATTCTTGGTGCCAAAATCAATATCTCCTGAATACAATACCAATCCAGCTAATTTCGTAGTATACCGTTATGCAGATATACTTTTGATGAAAGCTGAGGCTCTTAATGAAATGGGACAAACAGGAAAGGCTGCTGAACCTCTTAATATAGTTCGTGACAGAGCAGGACTTACCCATGTGTCTAATCTCTCACAAAATGATATGAGAGAGAAGATAATACATGAGCGTCGTATGGAATTCGCTTTTGAGGGATACCGATGGTTTGATATGATACGTATAGACCATGGGAACTATGCAGTAAGTTTTCTAAAATCTATAGGGAAAAAGAATGTTACCAAAGACCGTTTACTATTCCCAATACCCCAAACAGAAATGGATGCAAATTCTCTTATGAAACAAAATCCGGGTTATTAA
- a CDS encoding SusF/SusE family outer membrane protein, with translation MKQYIYSLLFILLGIVSLSSCSDNDYAEMNKGFNQLAITANQTDIQLNEQEHASEAVAFSWTSGNNYGTGNRISYTLELAKSGTNFSHPYVEIDSVPQNYSWSVNNEDLNKLLIDSIGAVAGVSTKIDARIIAYVAGQPEVQQSDMTISVTPYVPVTNTLYMLGDATPNGWSADNATELTRTDNGIFTWEGKLTVGSYKFITTKGQFLPSYNNNGKDSLTLRTSDDQPDGKFSITEEHYYQMKVNLLTGAITCTESSGASPAYSNLYFVGDMTGWSFIKMSVDPLDPFLFRYGHYFSSSEKGDFKFGTTDGSWENMYKATQDKAPYTDQNIELVKGSSPDYKWSLQDNQCGKAYKLCVDIHSGKEKMMMKEFTPYNMIYLVGDATPSGWDLSNATAMTTSSAYVSTWTGHLNAGELKFSCDKQSDWNGAWFMCAQGNDKEPTGNIEKALFIDKSSDYLKAQYGDLSISGIDNKWKITKSGDYTITINQLEETVSIVKQ, from the coding sequence ATGAAACAGTATATTTATAGTCTATTATTCATATTGCTTGGTATAGTATCTCTATCATCATGCTCGGATAATGATTATGCAGAAATGAATAAGGGATTTAATCAACTGGCCATTACTGCCAATCAGACAGACATACAACTGAATGAGCAGGAGCATGCTAGTGAGGCTGTAGCTTTCAGTTGGACCTCTGGTAACAACTATGGTACAGGCAATAGAATCTCTTATACGTTGGAATTAGCTAAGTCGGGAACAAACTTCTCACATCCTTATGTTGAGATAGATAGTGTTCCGCAGAATTACTCATGGAGCGTTAATAATGAAGATCTTAATAAATTATTGATTGACAGTATAGGTGCAGTTGCTGGTGTATCCACAAAAATTGATGCACGTATAATAGCTTATGTGGCCGGGCAGCCGGAAGTACAGCAATCTGACATGACAATTAGTGTTACTCCTTATGTACCTGTAACAAATACATTGTATATGCTTGGTGATGCTACGCCTAATGGTTGGAGTGCAGATAATGCTACCGAACTGACACGAACAGATAACGGTATATTTACTTGGGAAGGTAAACTTACTGTAGGTTCATATAAGTTTATTACAACTAAGGGACAGTTTTTGCCGTCTTACAACAATAATGGAAAAGATAGTCTCACTTTACGTACAAGTGATGATCAACCCGATGGAAAGTTTTCTATAACTGAAGAGCACTATTATCAGATGAAGGTGAATCTTCTTACCGGAGCTATTACTTGTACAGAGTCTTCAGGGGCATCGCCTGCTTATAGCAATCTTTATTTTGTGGGAGACATGACTGGTTGGAGCTTCATAAAGATGAGTGTAGATCCTTTAGATCCATTCTTGTTCCGTTATGGGCATTATTTTTCATCTTCAGAAAAAGGTGATTTCAAATTTGGAACAACTGATGGCAGTTGGGAGAATATGTATAAAGCTACTCAGGATAAAGCACCGTATACAGATCAGAATATTGAATTGGTCAAAGGTTCCTCGCCTGATTACAAATGGTCGCTTCAAGACAATCAATGCGGTAAGGCATATAAGTTATGCGTTGACATACATTCAGGCAAGGAAAAGATGATGATGAAAGAATTTACACCATATAATATGATTTATCTTGTAGGTGATGCTACACCAAGTGGTTGGGATCTTTCTAATGCGACAGCGATGACAACATCGAGTGCTTATGTATCAACTTGGACAGGACATCTGAATGCTGGTGAACTTAAATTCTCATGTGATAAGCAATCAGACTGGAATGGAGCATGGTTTATGTGTGCTCAAGGTAATGATAAAGAACCGACAGGTAATATAGAAAAAGCTCTGTTCATAGATAAGAGCAGCGATTATCTTAAAGCACAGTATGGAGATTTATCTATTAGCGGCATTGATAATAAGTGGAAAATAACTAAGTCGGGTGATTATACAATTACAATTAATCAACTTGAAGAAACAGTATCTATAGTAAAACAATAA
- a CDS encoding glycoside hydrolase family 66 protein: MKLNAYILLPLLLIACSNSDGSPSDNGGGSNTGAVIVNGITADLSLEMKTDKACYKPGEPVTFSVEGSLPLGAKIRYRHGNDVISYADITNNTWTWTPPTTDFTGYLADIYTQKDNTSQTIYGTIAVDVSSDWTAFPRYGFVASYDASKTSDVIANEMSFLSRCHINGIQFYDWQNKHHWPLGGTRDQLQTTYKDIANRNTYTSVIKDYISQQHKLGMKCMFYNLCYGALSDASRDGVQDQWYLYKDGNHQNKDVLTLPSSWKSSIYLMDPSNKDWQNYISERNDDVYTNLDFDGYHIDQVGDRGSVYNYDGTKVDLPSGFGSFITAIKAKHPDRRLVMNAVSSFGTKEIASTNDVDFLYNELWDSQKQFNDIYSIISANNQNSNNTRKTVLAAYMNYNLSSGNFNIPGVLMADAVMFGLGGDHLELGGDHMLCNEYFPNSKLAMSELLKTYIIRYYDFATAYQNLLRGEGTETTLDISSSNSDAIINVWPPKLKGITSYSRVVDGKQVISLFNFIKAKDLMWRDADGTAPLPKILNDVQLTIKLSNKVNKIWAATPDAIAGAPVELSFKQSNGVVTFTLPYLKYWTMIVIE; this comes from the coding sequence ATGAAACTAAATGCATATATACTTTTGCCACTACTTCTCATAGCTTGCAGCAATAGTGATGGGAGCCCTTCTGATAATGGTGGTGGAAGTAATACAGGTGCAGTAATCGTAAATGGAATAACAGCAGACCTCAGTCTGGAAATGAAAACAGACAAAGCTTGTTATAAACCGGGTGAGCCGGTGACATTCAGTGTTGAAGGATCTTTGCCCCTTGGGGCAAAGATCCGTTACCGCCATGGTAATGATGTTATATCTTACGCAGATATTACAAACAACACATGGACTTGGACGCCACCAACGACTGACTTCACAGGCTATCTAGCAGATATATATACACAGAAAGATAATACATCTCAGACCATTTACGGTACAATAGCTGTAGACGTATCAAGTGACTGGACAGCATTCCCGCGTTATGGATTCGTGGCAAGTTATGATGCATCAAAGACTTCTGATGTTATAGCCAATGAGATGTCTTTTCTTAGCAGATGTCACATTAATGGTATACAATTCTATGATTGGCAAAACAAGCATCATTGGCCTTTGGGCGGTACACGCGATCAGTTGCAGACTACTTATAAAGATATAGCTAATCGTAATACGTATACAAGTGTAATAAAAGATTATATCAGTCAGCAGCATAAACTTGGCATGAAATGTATGTTCTATAATCTATGCTATGGAGCTCTATCGGATGCAAGTCGTGATGGAGTACAGGATCAATGGTATTTGTATAAAGATGGGAACCATCAAAATAAGGATGTGTTGACACTTCCTTCATCATGGAAAAGTAGTATTTATCTTATGGATCCATCAAATAAAGACTGGCAAAATTATATATCTGAACGAAATGATGATGTATATACTAATTTAGATTTTGATGGATATCATATAGACCAGGTCGGGGATCGTGGAAGTGTATATAATTATGATGGTACAAAAGTGGATCTTCCTTCAGGTTTCGGCTCTTTTATTACAGCAATAAAGGCAAAACATCCTGATCGCCGTCTTGTTATGAATGCTGTTTCCAGTTTCGGAACAAAAGAGATAGCATCTACAAATGATGTGGATTTCCTTTATAATGAATTATGGGACAGTCAGAAACAGTTCAATGATATTTATTCAATTATATCTGCCAATAATCAAAACAGTAATAATACTAGAAAAACGGTATTGGCTGCTTATATGAATTATAATTTAAGTTCCGGCAATTTTAATATACCGGGAGTCTTGATGGCTGATGCTGTAATGTTTGGTTTAGGAGGAGATCATCTTGAATTAGGTGGCGACCATATGCTATGCAATGAATACTTCCCGAATAGCAAGTTAGCCATGAGCGAATTACTTAAAACTTATATAATAAGGTATTATGATTTTGCAACAGCTTATCAGAATTTGCTTCGTGGAGAAGGTACGGAAACGACTCTTGATATAAGTTCTTCGAATAGTGATGCAATCATAAATGTATGGCCTCCGAAACTCAAAGGAATAACATCATATTCGAGAGTAGTTGATGGCAAGCAGGTTATAAGTCTTTTTAATTTCATAAAGGCGAAAGACCTTATGTGGCGTGATGCTGACGGAACTGCACCACTACCTAAAATATTGAATGATGTACAATTGACTATAAAATTATCGAATAAGGTAAACAAGATATGGGCTGCTACTCCTGATGCTATAGCAGGTGCTCCTGTGGAATTGTCATTCAAACAGTCCAATGGTGTGGTAACATTCACTTTACCTTATTTAAAATATTGGACAATGATAGTAATAGAATAA
- a CDS encoding glycoside hydrolase family 97 protein encodes MRKYILVFFMVICALQMSAFKQTSPSGRIVLDVELDNNGSPYYRLQYKGKNVILSSKLGFSLFDAEDMLDKFEVDSTNKTSFDETWQPVWGETKNIRNHYNELFVSLKQKNTGRIMNLRFRVYDEGIGLRYEFPQQKSLNYFVIKEEHTQFAMTGDHTAWWLPGDYDTEEYETVTSHLSEIRGLMKKSVTSNASQTVFSPTGVQTSLQMKSKDGLYINIHEAACVDYPTMSLNLDDKNMVFESWLTPDAQGKKGYMQTPCHTPWRTVMVSDDARDMLSSNLILNLNEPCALKDVSWIHPVKYCGVWWEMIVGRNSWSYTDDYPSVRLGETDYSKCRPNGTHGANNQEVKKYIDFAAKNGLNEVLVEGWNQGWEDWFGHSKFDVFDFVTPYPDFDIKMLNDYAHSKGVKLMMHHETSSSVTNYERHMEDAYNLMNKYGYDAVKSGYVGDIIPRGEHHYGQFMNNHYLYAVKEAAKHHIMVNAHEASRPTGLCRTYPNLIGNEAARGTEYEAFGGSNPDHTVILPFTRLQGGPMDYTPGIFETQLNTWSSNKSYVHTTLCGQLSLYLVMYSPLQMAADLPEHYEKYDDAFQFIRDVAVDWDDTKYLEAEPGDYITVARKAKGTNNWFVGGKCDENGHVAVVRMDFLDKGRKYRCDIYQDAKDADYQKNPKAYTITHRIVKRGDVLKIKEASGGGFAMSLFAK; translated from the coding sequence ATGAGAAAGTATATTTTAGTGTTTTTTATGGTAATATGTGCCCTGCAGATGTCTGCTTTTAAGCAGACATCGCCATCGGGGCGTATTGTATTAGATGTTGAATTGGATAACAATGGTTCACCATATTACAGGCTGCAATACAAAGGAAAGAATGTAATACTGTCAAGTAAATTAGGATTCTCACTTTTTGATGCAGAAGATATGCTTGATAAATTTGAGGTAGATAGTACTAATAAGACTTCTTTTGATGAAACTTGGCAGCCTGTATGGGGTGAAACTAAAAATATTCGTAATCATTATAATGAATTATTTGTGTCATTAAAACAAAAGAATACAGGACGGATAATGAATTTACGATTCCGCGTATATGATGAAGGCATAGGATTAAGATATGAATTCCCCCAACAGAAGTCTCTTAATTATTTTGTAATAAAAGAAGAACACACGCAGTTCGCAATGACTGGTGATCATACTGCATGGTGGTTACCTGGAGATTATGATACAGAAGAGTATGAAACTGTAACTTCTCATCTGTCGGAGATAAGAGGACTGATGAAAAAATCTGTTACGTCAAATGCTTCTCAGACAGTATTCTCGCCTACAGGTGTACAAACATCTTTGCAGATGAAAAGTAAAGATGGACTATATATAAATATCCATGAAGCTGCATGCGTAGATTATCCAACCATGAGCCTTAATCTAGATGATAAGAATATGGTATTCGAATCATGGCTAACACCTGATGCACAAGGCAAAAAGGGATATATGCAGACACCTTGTCATACACCTTGGCGAACGGTGATGGTTAGTGATGATGCTCGTGATATGCTATCGTCAAATCTTATACTGAATCTGAATGAACCTTGCGCACTTAAAGATGTTTCATGGATACATCCTGTAAAATATTGTGGTGTATGGTGGGAGATGATTGTTGGACGTAATTCATGGAGCTATACTGATGACTATCCTTCTGTACGTCTTGGCGAAACTGATTATAGTAAGTGTAGACCGAATGGTACTCATGGAGCTAATAATCAAGAAGTAAAAAAATATATTGATTTTGCTGCAAAAAACGGGCTGAATGAAGTCTTGGTAGAAGGATGGAACCAAGGATGGGAAGACTGGTTCGGACATTCAAAGTTTGATGTATTTGATTTCGTTACACCGTATCCTGATTTTGATATTAAAATGCTCAATGATTATGCACACTCAAAAGGTGTAAAATTGATGATGCATCATGAGACATCTTCATCGGTTACAAATTATGAGAGACATATGGAAGATGCATATAATCTTATGAATAAATATGGTTATGATGCTGTTAAGAGTGGATATGTAGGAGATATAATACCTCGAGGAGAGCACCACTATGGACAGTTTATGAACAACCACTATCTTTATGCTGTAAAAGAAGCTGCAAAACACCATATTATGGTAAATGCACATGAGGCATCACGACCAACCGGACTTTGTCGTACATATCCTAATCTTATAGGTAATGAGGCTGCGCGAGGTACCGAATACGAAGCTTTTGGAGGTAGTAACCCAGATCATACAGTAATTCTTCCATTCACTCGTCTTCAGGGTGGTCCAATGGACTATACTCCTGGAATATTTGAAACACAACTTAATACATGGTCTTCTAATAAGTCTTATGTACATACTACTCTATGTGGGCAGCTATCATTATATCTTGTTATGTATAGTCCATTGCAGATGGCAGCAGATCTGCCGGAACATTACGAAAAATACGATGATGCTTTCCAGTTTATACGAGATGTTGCTGTAGACTGGGATGATACAAAATACCTTGAGGCAGAGCCAGGAGACTATATTACAGTAGCACGTAAGGCTAAGGGTACTAATAATTGGTTTGTAGGAGGTAAGTGTGATGAAAACGGTCATGTAGCAGTAGTCCGTATGGACTTTCTTGATAAAGGACGTAAATATAGATGCGATATATATCAAGATGCAAAAGATGCTGATTATCAGAAGAATCCTAAAGCATATACAATAACGCACCGTATCGTAAAAAGAGGCGATGTATTGAAGATAAAGGAGGCAAGTGGTGGTGGTTTCGCCATGTCTTTATTTGCCAAATAA
- a CDS encoding FKBP-type peptidyl-prolyl cis-trans isomerase produces MDKLSYALGLGIGRQLAQMGAGELNIDDFAIAIKDVIAGNELKVSNQDAQTIVQDFFAKQEAKQKAESAEKGKTAKSEGEKYLADNAKKDGVMTLPSGLQYMVVKEGNGKKPKATDQVKCHYEGMLVDGTMFDSSIQRGEPATFPLNQVIAGWTEGLQLMQEGAKYRFFIPYTLGYGETGAAGAIPPFSALIFDVELIEVI; encoded by the coding sequence ATGGATAAATTAAGTTACGCCTTGGGATTAGGCATAGGACGCCAGTTAGCACAGATGGGTGCAGGCGAACTCAACATAGACGACTTCGCAATTGCTATTAAGGATGTGATAGCCGGAAATGAACTGAAAGTTTCTAATCAAGACGCACAAACAATAGTACAAGATTTTTTCGCAAAACAAGAAGCTAAGCAAAAAGCAGAAAGCGCTGAGAAAGGCAAGACTGCTAAAAGTGAAGGTGAAAAATATCTTGCAGATAATGCTAAAAAAGATGGCGTGATGACGCTACCTAGCGGATTGCAATACATGGTCGTAAAAGAGGGTAACGGAAAGAAGCCTAAGGCTACTGATCAGGTAAAATGTCATTATGAAGGTATGCTTGTAGACGGAACAATGTTTGACAGCAGCATACAGCGTGGCGAACCGGCTACATTCCCATTAAATCAAGTTATTGCAGGATGGACTGAGGGTCTGCAACTTATGCAGGAAGGTGCTAAATATCGTTTCTTCATACCTTATACATTAGGTTATGGCGAGACTGGTGCAGCTGGTGCAATACCTCCATTCTCTGCACTTATCTTTGACGTAGAACTAATAGAAGTTATATAA
- a CDS encoding FKBP-type peptidyl-prolyl cis-trans isomerase — protein MKKLSIVAVMAIAAAAFTSCGNSTPKADLKNDVDSMSYAIGMAQTQGLKEYLVGRLGVDTTYMDEFIKGLNEGANAGDDKKKAAYYAGIQIGQQISQQMIKGVNHEVFGADSTKSISLKNFMAGFISGTTGKKGLMTAAQANTIAQFKMQQIKAKNMMKQYGVNKTAGDKFLAANAKKAGVKTLPGGVQYRVIKEGTGDIPKDTSMVKCNYEGRTIDGKVFDSSYKRKQPIALRANQVIKGWTEALTHMPVGSVWEVYIPQDKAYGEREQGGIKPFSTLIFKIELLSIGGK, from the coding sequence ATGAAAAAATTAAGCATCGTAGCCGTTATGGCTATTGCAGCCGCAGCATTCACATCTTGCGGTAATTCCACTCCTAAGGCTGACCTTAAGAATGATGTTGACTCAATGAGCTATGCAATAGGTATGGCTCAGACTCAAGGTTTGAAAGAGTATCTAGTGGGACGTCTCGGTGTTGACACTACATACATGGATGAGTTCATAAAGGGTCTTAATGAGGGTGCAAATGCAGGTGACGATAAGAAAAAGGCTGCTTACTATGCTGGTATCCAGATAGGACAGCAGATATCTCAGCAGATGATAAAGGGCGTAAACCACGAGGTCTTCGGAGCTGACTCTACAAAATCTATATCTCTTAAGAATTTCATGGCAGGTTTCATCAGTGGAACTACTGGAAAGAAGGGACTTATGACCGCTGCTCAGGCTAATACTATTGCTCAGTTTAAGATGCAGCAGATTAAGGCTAAAAATATGATGAAACAGTATGGCGTAAATAAAACTGCAGGTGATAAATTCCTCGCTGCAAACGCTAAAAAAGCTGGTGTAAAGACTCTTCCTGGTGGTGTACAATATCGTGTTATTAAAGAGGGTACCGGTGATATTCCAAAAGATACTTCTATGGTAAAGTGCAACTATGAGGGACGCACTATAGACGGTAAGGTATTTGATAGTTCATATAAACGTAAACAGCCTATCGCTTTACGTGCTAACCAGGTAATCAAGGGATGGACTGAGGCTTTGACTCATATGCCTGTAGGTTCTGTATGGGAAGTTTATATACCTCAGGACAAAGCTTATGGAGAACGTGAGCAGGGTGGTATCAAACCATTCTCTACTCTTATATTCAAGATTGAACTTCTCTCTATTGGTGGAAAATAA
- a CDS encoding FKBP-type peptidyl-prolyl cis-trans isomerase, whose product MKSKVIILALAFMASASSVVAGGAKKKQVQKTPVQTVFKLNSSIDSISYAGGKSMTQGLVSFIQQQNGVDTTYMADFVRGFEEAISKSKDPKFTAYATGMQIASQVERQMLPNMSAQFKDSPDSINKDVFYKGFTDALLKNNSIMTSVVAEKYFRDKMEADKAARTEKLYGANRKAGEDFLAANAKKDSVTVLPDGLQYKVLVKGTGVTPKSTDKVRVKYEGKFIDGTTFDSSYNRGDGTNTFVASQVIKGWTEALTLMPEGSKWQIFVPYSLAYGERDMDKIKPYSALVFTIELVAVNPDEKADAAKVGAQSSKGAKDAKSKEMKKKRK is encoded by the coding sequence ATGAAAAGTAAGGTAATAATATTGGCACTCGCTTTTATGGCGAGTGCTTCTTCTGTTGTAGCTGGAGGCGCAAAGAAGAAACAGGTTCAGAAGACTCCTGTTCAAACGGTTTTTAAATTAAATTCTTCTATTGATTCTATTAGTTATGCTGGTGGTAAATCAATGACACAGGGTTTAGTGTCTTTCATACAGCAGCAGAATGGTGTGGATACTACTTATATGGCTGACTTCGTACGTGGTTTTGAAGAGGCTATAAGCAAGAGTAAAGATCCTAAGTTTACTGCTTATGCTACTGGTATGCAGATAGCAAGTCAGGTGGAAAGACAGATGCTACCTAATATGTCTGCTCAATTTAAGGATAGCCCAGACTCTATCAATAAGGATGTGTTCTACAAAGGATTTACAGATGCGCTACTGAAGAATAACAGTATTATGACTTCTGTTGTGGCTGAGAAATACTTTAGAGACAAAATGGAGGCTGACAAGGCTGCCAGAACTGAAAAATTGTATGGAGCAAATCGCAAAGCTGGTGAGGATTTCTTGGCTGCTAATGCAAAAAAGGACAGCGTAACTGTTTTACCTGACGGACTGCAGTATAAGGTGCTGGTAAAAGGCACTGGCGTGACTCCGAAGAGTACTGATAAGGTAAGAGTAAAATACGAAGGTAAGTTTATTGACGGTACAACATTTGATAGCTCATACAACCGTGGAGATGGTACAAATACTTTTGTTGCCAGTCAGGTAATAAAAGGATGGACTGAGGCTCTGACATTGATGCCAGAAGGAAGCAAATGGCAAATTTTCGTTCCTTATTCTTTGGCTTACGGTGAGCGTGATATGGATAAAATCAAACCATACAGTGCATTGGTGTTCACTATAGAACTTGTTGCTGTAAATCCTGATGAGAAAGCTGATGCTGCCAAAGTTGGCGCACAAAGTTCAAAAGGTGCAAAAGATGCAAAAAGCAAGGAAATGAAGAAAAAGAGAAAGTAA
- a CDS encoding Lrp/AsnC family transcriptional regulator — MDKIDNLDKKILSILSSNARIPFKDVAAECGVSRAAIHQRVQHLMDNGVITGSGFDVNPKSLGYSTCTYVGITLERGSMYKDVVERIQHIPEIVECHFTTGPYTMLVKLYAKDNEQLMFLLNGQLQDIPGVVATETLISLEQSLKREIPVEIDKEG; from the coding sequence ATGGATAAAATTGACAACCTTGATAAGAAGATTTTAAGCATCCTGTCTAGCAATGCAAGAATACCATTCAAAGACGTGGCTGCTGAATGTGGTGTATCTCGTGCTGCCATTCATCAGCGCGTGCAACATCTTATGGATAACGGTGTTATCACAGGCAGTGGATTTGATGTGAATCCGAAGAGCCTTGGGTATTCTACCTGTACTTATGTTGGCATAACTCTAGAACGAGGCAGCATGTATAAAGATGTGGTTGAAAGAATACAACATATTCCGGAAATCGTGGAATGTCATTTTACGACTGGTCCTTATACTATGCTTGTAAAACTTTATGCTAAGGATAATGAACAATTAATGTTCTTGCTCAACGGACAATTGCAGGATATTCCTGGAGTAGTCGCTACTGAAACTCTTATCTCTCTGGAACAAAGCCTGAAAAGGGAAATTCCTGTAGAAATAGATAAGGAGGGCTAA